The following proteins are encoded in a genomic region of Gavia stellata isolate bGavSte3 unplaced genomic scaffold, bGavSte3.hap2 HAP2_SCAFFOLD_42, whole genome shotgun sequence:
- the LOC132321511 gene encoding olfactory receptor 14I1-like, translating to MSNSSSITQFLLLAFADTRELQLLHFCLFLGIYLAALLGNGLIITAIACDHHLHSPMYFFLLNLSLLDLGSISTTLPKATANSLWHTRAISFAGCAAQVFLFIFFMSAELHLLTVMSYDRYIAICK from the coding sequence atgtccaacagcagctccatcacccagttcctcctcctggcattcgcagacacgCGGGaactgcagctcttgcacttctgcctcttcctgggcatctacctggctgccctcctgggcaatggcctcatcatcaccgccatagcctgcgaccaccacctccacagccccatgtacttcttcctcctcaacctctccctcctcgacctgggctccatctccaccactctccccaaagccacggccaattccctctggcacaccagggccatctcctttgcaggatgtgctgcccaagtctttctgttcatctttttcatgtcagcagaactgcatcttctcactgtcatgtcctatgaccgctacattgccatctgcaaa